CGAGGCTTGTTGATCGCGCATATCTTTTATCCCTGTCGTTATCATGGGGACAAAAGATAGGCAGCAGCGGTTACGGCCAGGTTGCCGCCGAGTTAAGTTTCCGTGACGGGCCGGGGGCGAAAATGGAGCCCCGAACCAGGACGGCCGCCGGAGCGGGCCGTCCCGAAAAAGGCCTAGTGGGTGACCCGGCTGGTGCCGTTGCCGGAGAGAATGCGCACCTTTTCCCCGGGGGCGAAGGCTTCCCCCGTGGCTTCCTGAACGATGGCCGTGTATTGGCCGTTATCCAGGCGCACGGTGATTTCCAGGCCAGCCTTGCCCGTGGTCTTGTTTTCCAGGGCGGAGCCTGCCAGGCCGCCAGCCACGGCGCCCAGAATGGCGGCCACGGTGGAACCCTTGCCTTCACCCACGTTGCTGCCGGCCACGCCGCCGATGGCGGCCCCCGCCACGGTGCCTACCCCGCTCCGGGTGCCTTCAATGGTGACCTGACGCACGGATTCCACCACCCCCATGCGTACGGTCATTTCCTGCTGGGCCTGATCCCGGGAATAGACGTCACCGGATTGGGAGGTGGCGCAACCGGCCAGGGTCAGGGCGGCCATCAGGGCCAGTACGAGGGAGGGACGACGGGAAAGGGTGTTCATGGGTTTCTCCTTGGGACGGATTTTTTACCAGAGGCGGCTGCCGAATTCCTGACAATAGCGCTGGGCCAGGGAATCCCGGGTGAAATGGTGGTTCTGGGGCCCGGCGCAGGCGATTTTCAGGGCACCCAGCAGGGAGGCCAGCCGGCCGGTCTGATCCCAGTCCATGCCCTGTTCAATGCCGTACAGCAGACCGGCCCGGTAGGCGTCGCCGCAACCCGTGGGGTCCAGCAGGGCTTCCGCCTTGGCGCTGGGAATGACCAGCCTTTGCCCGCCGTGGTAAATGTGGGAGCCGTCTCCCCCCAGGGTGACGATCAAGGCGTCCACCCGGGTGGCTAGCTGGTCCAGGGACAGGCCGGTGCGTTCGCAGAGCAGCTTGGCCTCGTAATCGTTGAAGGTGGCGTAGGTGGCCTGATCCAGGAAGGTCAGCAACTCTTCTCCGGAGAACATGGGCATGCCCTGACCCGGATCGAAGATGAAGGGAATGCCGCATTCGGCGAATTGCTGGGCGTGGCCGATCATGCCGTCCCGGCCGTCCGGCGCCACAATGCCCAGGCGCACCCCATCTTCCGCCGTGACCTTGAGCAGGTGGGAATAGGTCATGGCCCCTGGGTGGAAGGCGGTGATCTGGTTGTCGTCCAGGTCCGTGGTGATGAAGGCCTGGGCGGTGAAGCTGTCGTCCAGGCGGCGCACATGGCGGCGATTCAGGCCCAGCTCGTCCAGCCGTTGCAGATAGGCATCCCCATCCTGGCCCACGGTGGCCATGATCAGGGGCTCACCCCCGAGCAGCTTGAGGCTGTAGGCGATGTTGCCGGCGCAGCCGCCGAATTCCCGGCGCAGTTCGGGCACCAGGAAGGAGACGTTAAGGATGTGGATCTGTTCCGGCAGAATGTGGTTCTTGAAACGGTCCGGAAAGACCATGATGTTGTCGTAGGCGACGGAGCCGCAGATCAGGGCGCTCATGGGAGAAAAGGGGAAGGGATGAAAGCTGGAGATTATACCTGCCCCGGCTTCTTGGGCGGTGTTGGCGGGGGATGGGGATAAAAAACGAGGGGCCGATTGGCCCCTCCAAATCGATCAAGGAATGGGAAGCTCCTCAACTCACCCGCTCGCTTGTTTCCTGCTTGCCAAGAAAAGGCTGCCGTCCGTCAGAAGTGGGATGCTCCGCCCGGACTTGAAGTGGGCGGCTCTGACGGGTGTCGAAGGGGAAGAAAGGCCTTCGACGGGAAAGGGTGACGGCGACCGGAGGGCGCCTAGCGCCAAGATGCTCCGGGAACGGCCAGGGAGAAGGTGCCCTAAGGGCCTGGTCCTGATGGCCGTCATTGCTGGAAGAGGGGAAGGGTTTAAAAGTAGAACCGGAAAGCTTCCGATCCCTGCCGGTTTGGGCTTCCCCTCAAAAATCATTGTTATCAATATAATTTATATAAATATATAATGCAAGCTTTACCTTTTCCGCCCCTGGGCGCCGGGGGACTTGCCCGCCAGCGGGCCGGCCCCGGGCGACGGAGCGGAAGCTGCGCCCATGGCGTTTGTGGAGTTTGGTTTGACAGAAGAAGACAAGCAGCAACTACCCCTTCAGGTATTGAAGAAATTTCGCCTCATCTTTGGCTCGGTGCGTCAGCATTTCCGCCAGGTGGAGCATTCCTGCGGGGTGTCCGGCTCCCAGCTGTGGCTGTTGCAGGAAGTGGTCCATACCCCGGGGGTGGGCATTTCCGAATTGGCGGAGCGCCTTTCCATTCACCAGTCCACCTGCAGTCAGCTGGTGGAAAAGCTGGTGGCCCGGGGCTTTGTGCGCAAGGAGCGCAGCCAGGCGGACCTGCGTCGGGTGGGGCTGGTGCCCGGCCCGGCGGCAGAAGCCACCCTGGCCCAGGTGCCCGGCCCGGTGGAAGGCATTTTGCCGGAAGCCCTGCTGGCCTTGCCGGACGCCACCTTGAACCGGCTCGACGCCTCCCTTTCCGAGGTCATCGGCCAGCTACGGATGCGGGACGACAAGTTTGCGGATAAACCTTTGGCGGATTTGTGACCATGACTATCAATCTCAGCCGGTCCTGCCGGTGTTTTGCCCTGGCGGCCTTAAGCGGGCTGCTGCTCCTCACCGGGGGCTGTGCCACCCTGGGTAGTGCTCCCGCCGGGGAGGATCAGGCCCAGGCGGATGACGACGGAACTGATGCCGGTGTATTGCCCACCAAGGCGTCCCCCAAGCGCGCCCGCATTACCAAGGGGGGGGTGGCAACAGCGGCGG
This sequence is a window from Azospira inquinata. Protein-coding genes within it:
- a CDS encoding outer membrane lipoprotein — its product is MNTLSRRPSLVLALMAALTLAGCATSQSGDVYSRDQAQQEMTVRMGVVESVRQVTIEGTRSGVGTVAGAAIGGVAGSNVGEGKGSTVAAILGAVAGGLAGSALENKTTGKAGLEITVRLDNGQYTAIVQEATGEAFAPGEKVRILSGNGTSRVTH
- a CDS encoding carbohydrate kinase family protein — translated: MSALICGSVAYDNIMVFPDRFKNHILPEQIHILNVSFLVPELRREFGGCAGNIAYSLKLLGGEPLIMATVGQDGDAYLQRLDELGLNRRHVRRLDDSFTAQAFITTDLDDNQITAFHPGAMTYSHLLKVTAEDGVRLGIVAPDGRDGMIGHAQQFAECGIPFIFDPGQGMPMFSGEELLTFLDQATYATFNDYEAKLLCERTGLSLDQLATRVDALIVTLGGDGSHIYHGGQRLVIPSAKAEALLDPTGCGDAYRAGLLYGIEQGMDWDQTGRLASLLGALKIACAGPQNHHFTRDSLAQRYCQEFGSRLW
- a CDS encoding MarR family winged helix-turn-helix transcriptional regulator — its product is MTEEDKQQLPLQVLKKFRLIFGSVRQHFRQVEHSCGVSGSQLWLLQEVVHTPGVGISELAERLSIHQSTCSQLVEKLVARGFVRKERSQADLRRVGLVPGPAAEATLAQVPGPVEGILPEALLALPDATLNRLDASLSEVIGQLRMRDDKFADKPLADL